One part of the Oscillatoria sp. FACHB-1407 genome encodes these proteins:
- a CDS encoding CAP domain-containing protein, with product MVDGAGNRLITARRVELSRRGVAFEDAIGRGDRADFYRFEISRRSAFNLTLRSSAINADVELIQDRNRNNRVDAGDVVASSRALKGKVDSINVIGIPSGTYFVRVFPRGVGKTDYRLSFSARPAATASFAYRVVELTNFFRDRNGLAPLAINTQLSTTAQNFSRQLALGDFLDHNAPDGSTIESRIRASGYQPQWWAENIAAGYATPDQVVQEWINSEGHRRNILSPELREIGVGFFNLSPDPGTQTWQYYWTQSFGTLI from the coding sequence ATGGTGGACGGTGCTGGAAATCGACTGATAACGGCTAGACGAGTAGAGCTATCTCGTCGGGGTGTTGCGTTTGAGGATGCGATTGGGAGAGGCGATCGCGCAGATTTTTATCGGTTTGAAATCAGCCGCCGCAGTGCCTTTAACCTGACGCTTAGAAGCTCTGCGATCAATGCGGATGTAGAGCTGATTCAAGATCGCAATCGCAACAATCGGGTTGACGCCGGGGATGTGGTTGCGAGTTCACGCGCACTCAAGGGCAAGGTTGACTCGATCAACGTCATTGGAATCCCTTCTGGAACCTACTTTGTTCGCGTGTTTCCGCGTGGGGTCGGCAAGACAGACTATCGCCTCTCTTTCTCCGCCCGACCTGCCGCGACGGCTAGTTTTGCCTATCGGGTGGTGGAGCTAACTAACTTTTTCCGCGATCGCAACGGTTTGGCACCCCTGGCAATCAACACCCAACTCAGCACGACGGCACAAAATTTTAGCCGTCAATTGGCGTTAGGAGATTTCCTCGACCACAACGCACCGGATGGTTCTACGATTGAGAGCCGCATCCGCGCGTCGGGCTATCAACCGCAATGGTGGGCAGAAAATATCGCTGCTGGCTACGCTACGCCCGATCAAGTTGTGCAGGAATGGATCAACAGCGAAGGACACCGCCGCAATATTCTGTCACCTGAGTTGCGAGAGATTGGCGTGGGTTTCTTTAACCTTTCCCCCGACCCAGGTACGCAAACCTGGCAATATTACTGGACTCAGAGCTTCGGAACGTTGATCTGA
- a CDS encoding NACHT domain-containing protein, giving the protein MSYLQDIWNSLSQVVQSHPWLAPMGAIALTLLTLGRKFITTVAQRVLIKLDAKLDQKADEIADWLVGQLEQLLQQGWGLVFSGFQQRYYKSLVYLLRDYRVQGLKTRGPFVLDLRKVFVPLRVAPESADNITAAMLQPRKVKQGLDIWDFLGANIPSLRRLVILGPPGSGKTTLLEHLTLTYAQHFSRRYHRRTPRLVPVLLYLRDVRGAIITENPPMLAALIEQQASIQALNPPPHWFQTRLKQGKCLVLLDGLDEVADTQQRQQVSHWVAQQIRTYPENRFILTSRPFGYKTAPLEEVSTLEVQPFNLKQMQQFIRSWYLQTEMMSRLGRDDPGVRAIATQQANDLISRIQRNSPLVAMAVNPLLLTMIATIHRYRGALPGRRVELYSEICDVLLGRRQEAKNLPPDSLTAIQKKSVLQVLALNRMRKQVREFTLLQASLLIQEKLTAVTGETLYPDVFLQQIENVSGLIVEKQPGVYEFAHKSFQEYLASVQIKEMNQEFVLIRNIDEPWWEETIRLYAAQGDATYLIQTALNRDAIASLTLAYECLEEALSVHPTVRQHLETTLEQGLESLHPDRFKLAVEVKLNRRLRQLLPIDEHTEIDRDYITCAEYQLFIDESRKAGETRQPRHWETDRFAPGAAHKPIIGVGLNDAEEFCNWLTQRSNNLGDTYLEAGASVFVGDFRIRLPNLTEAKEYPLERGSSGETLFGYWCYAEQHEPVVLSTQGNLIRQYRLSQKMLPLVGIRIVRDYPTRYP; this is encoded by the coding sequence ATGTCCTATTTGCAAGACATCTGGAACAGCCTCTCACAAGTCGTGCAGAGCCACCCCTGGTTAGCTCCTATGGGGGCGATCGCCCTGACCTTATTAACCTTGGGACGAAAATTCATCACCACTGTAGCGCAGCGCGTGCTGATCAAGCTGGATGCCAAGCTCGATCAAAAAGCGGATGAGATCGCAGATTGGCTGGTTGGGCAACTGGAGCAATTGCTACAACAGGGATGGGGACTCGTTTTTAGTGGCTTTCAGCAGCGATATTACAAGAGCCTGGTTTATCTGCTACGCGATTATCGAGTGCAGGGGTTAAAAACACGCGGTCCCTTTGTGCTGGATTTGCGGAAGGTGTTTGTGCCCCTGCGGGTTGCCCCTGAAAGTGCTGACAACATCACAGCAGCCATGTTGCAACCCCGCAAGGTGAAGCAGGGATTAGATATCTGGGATTTTTTGGGAGCTAATATCCCTTCCTTGCGTCGTTTAGTTATCCTTGGTCCTCCCGGTTCTGGCAAAACCACCCTGCTAGAACACCTGACTCTTACCTATGCCCAACATTTTTCTCGTCGCTATCATCGCCGTACCCCTCGATTAGTGCCAGTGTTGTTGTACTTACGAGATGTGCGAGGAGCGATTATAACTGAGAACCCACCTATGTTAGCGGCTCTGATTGAGCAGCAAGCCAGCATTCAGGCTCTCAACCCACCCCCCCACTGGTTTCAAACGCGCTTAAAACAGGGCAAATGTCTGGTGTTGCTGGATGGCCTGGACGAAGTCGCCGATACCCAGCAACGACAGCAGGTAAGTCATTGGGTAGCCCAGCAGATTAGAACTTACCCAGAGAATCGTTTTATTCTCACGTCACGCCCCTTTGGCTACAAAACCGCTCCCCTGGAGGAGGTCAGCACACTTGAGGTGCAACCGTTTAACCTGAAGCAGATGCAGCAGTTTATCCGCAGTTGGTATCTGCAAACGGAGATGATGAGCCGATTGGGGCGGGATGACCCTGGAGTGAGAGCGATCGCCACTCAGCAAGCGAACGACCTGATCTCCCGAATTCAGCGCAATTCTCCGCTGGTAGCGATGGCAGTGAATCCTTTACTATTGACCATGATTGCCACCATTCACCGTTATCGGGGAGCATTGCCCGGTCGTCGGGTTGAGTTATATAGCGAAATTTGCGATGTGTTGTTGGGGCGACGCCAGGAGGCTAAAAATCTGCCCCCTGATTCACTCACAGCCATACAAAAAAAATCGGTTCTACAAGTGCTGGCATTGAACCGGATGCGAAAACAAGTGCGCGAGTTTACCCTGTTGCAAGCCAGTTTGCTGATCCAGGAGAAGCTGACAGCGGTGACTGGAGAGACGCTGTATCCCGATGTGTTTCTGCAACAGATTGAAAATGTCAGTGGCTTAATTGTTGAGAAGCAGCCTGGGGTGTACGAATTTGCTCACAAAAGCTTTCAGGAATATCTGGCATCTGTGCAGATCAAGGAAATGAATCAGGAATTTGTGCTGATTCGCAACATTGACGAACCCTGGTGGGAGGAAACAATCCGTCTCTATGCGGCTCAAGGCGATGCTACATATTTGATTCAAACGGCATTAAATCGAGACGCGATCGCCAGCTTAACCCTGGCGTATGAATGCTTAGAGGAAGCCTTGAGTGTGCATCCGACTGTACGGCAACACCTGGAAACCACCTTAGAACAGGGGTTAGAATCCCTTCATCCAGACCGTTTTAAGCTAGCCGTTGAGGTCAAACTCAATCGCCGTTTGCGTCAACTATTGCCCATTGACGAGCATACGGAGATCGATCGCGATTACATCACCTGTGCAGAATATCAGCTTTTTATTGACGAGAGCCGCAAAGCCGGAGAAACCCGCCAACCTCGCCATTGGGAAACAGATCGATTTGCCCCTGGAGCGGCTCATAAGCCCATCATTGGAGTTGGGTTGAATGATGCTGAAGAGTTTTGTAACTGGCTAACGCAGCGATCGAACAACCTGGGAGATACCTATTTAGAAGCAGGTGCCTCCGTGTTTGTAGGCGACTTTAGAATCAGATTGCCCAATTTAACAGAAGCGAAGGAGTATCCTCTGGAGCGTGGCTCATCCGGTGAAACCCTATTCGGTTACTGGTGTTACGCTGAGCAACATGAACCCGTCGTGTTGTCCACTCAAGGCAACCTGATTCGGCAATATCGGCTTAGCCAGAAGATGTTGCCTCTAGTCGGAATTCGCATTGTGCGCGACTACCCGACACGTTATCCGTAG
- the gap gene encoding type I glyceraldehyde-3-phosphate dehydrogenase — protein sequence MAAVKVGINGFGRIGRLVFRAGIKNPNIQFVGINDLVPPDNLAYLLKYDSTHGRYSGTVEAKEDGFVVDGQFIPCVSVRNPAELPWGKLGADYVIESTGLFTDFAGASNHLTAGAKRVVISAPTKDPDKVPTLLVGVNHDSFDPAQHTVVSNASCTTNCLAPIAKVIHDNFGLQEGLMTTVHATTATQPTVDGPSKKDWRGGRGAGQNIIPSSTGAAKAVTLVLPELKGKLTGMAFRVPTPDVSVVDLTFKTEKATSYKEICAAMKEASETALAGILGYTDEEVVSTDFQGDSRSSIFDAGAGIELNPNFFKVVSWYDNEWGYSCRVIDLVISMAKKEGLLI from the coding sequence ATGGCTGCCGTCAAGGTAGGTATTAACGGGTTTGGTCGAATTGGGCGGCTTGTTTTCCGAGCCGGGATCAAAAATCCAAACATCCAGTTTGTTGGAATTAATGACCTTGTTCCTCCCGACAACCTGGCGTATTTATTGAAATATGACTCCACTCACGGACGTTATTCCGGAACTGTTGAAGCAAAAGAAGACGGCTTCGTGGTCGATGGTCAGTTCATTCCCTGCGTCTCGGTGCGAAATCCGGCTGAATTACCCTGGGGCAAACTGGGTGCCGATTATGTGATTGAGTCCACAGGGCTGTTCACCGACTTTGCAGGTGCTTCTAACCACCTCACTGCTGGGGCAAAGCGAGTGGTCATCTCTGCTCCCACCAAAGATCCCGACAAAGTGCCTACCTTGTTGGTCGGTGTCAACCACGATAGCTTTGACCCTGCCCAACATACGGTTGTCTCCAATGCCAGTTGTACGACCAACTGCCTCGCCCCGATCGCCAAGGTCATTCACGACAACTTTGGCTTACAAGAAGGGCTAATGACCACAGTTCACGCTACAACTGCCACCCAACCCACCGTCGATGGTCCCAGCAAGAAGGACTGGCGGGGTGGACGGGGAGCCGGACAAAACATTATTCCCTCTTCGACAGGTGCAGCTAAAGCCGTGACCTTGGTTCTGCCAGAGCTGAAAGGAAAGCTGACTGGAATGGCGTTTCGCGTTCCTACCCCCGATGTATCTGTTGTGGACTTAACCTTCAAGACTGAAAAAGCCACCAGCTATAAGGAAATTTGTGCCGCGATGAAGGAAGCCTCAGAAACCGCTCTAGCTGGCATTCTGGGCTACACCGATGAAGAAGTTGTTTCCACGGACTTCCAGGGTGATTCCCGCTCTAGCATCTTTGACGCAGGCGCAGGGATTGAACTAAATCCTAACTTCTTCAAAGTGGTGTCCTGGTATGACAACGAGTGGGGTTATTCCTGCCGAGTCATTGATCTGGTGATCTCAATGGCAAAAAAAGAAGGGCTATTGATCTGA
- a CDS encoding 6-carboxytetrahydropterin synthase encodes MKCIINRRAQFSASHRYCLPELSPAENAKQFGLCAQAPGHGHNYVLHVLMEGDLDEYGMVLNLSDVKQVIKREVTSQLDFSYLNDVWAEFQETLPTTENIARVIWQRLVPHLPLVQIQLFEHPELWADYKGNGMEAHLTISTHFSAAHRLALPQLTLEQNFEIYGKCARVNGHGHNYHLEVTIKGEIDPRTGMIADLVKFQKAVDDYVVEPFDHTFLNKDIPYFEKVVPTAENIAIHIRDLLEEPIREIGATLYKVKLIESPNNSCEVYATSTGELESAQQATVTRLVGV; translated from the coding sequence ATGAAATGCATCATTAATCGTCGTGCTCAGTTCTCAGCCAGTCATCGTTACTGTCTGCCCGAATTGAGTCCCGCTGAAAATGCTAAACAATTTGGGTTGTGTGCCCAGGCTCCCGGACATGGACACAATTATGTGTTGCATGTCTTGATGGAGGGAGATTTGGATGAATACGGCATGGTTCTCAACCTGTCTGATGTTAAGCAGGTAATTAAGCGGGAAGTCACTAGCCAGTTAGATTTTTCCTATCTCAATGATGTGTGGGCAGAGTTTCAAGAGACTCTGCCGACGACTGAAAATATTGCTCGCGTCATTTGGCAGCGATTGGTACCCCATCTGCCGCTGGTGCAAATTCAACTGTTTGAACATCCTGAACTCTGGGCTGACTACAAAGGAAACGGCATGGAAGCACATCTCACCATTAGCACTCATTTCAGTGCTGCCCATCGGCTGGCACTGCCTCAATTGACCCTGGAGCAAAATTTTGAGATTTACGGTAAGTGTGCGCGGGTGAATGGTCATGGTCACAATTACCACCTGGAAGTCACCATTAAGGGAGAGATCGATCCCCGCACAGGCATGATCGCCGATTTGGTCAAATTTCAAAAGGCGGTAGATGATTACGTTGTCGAGCCATTTGACCACACCTTCTTAAACAAAGATATTCCTTATTTTGAGAAGGTTGTGCCTACCGCCGAAAATATTGCAATTCACATTCGTGATTTGTTGGAGGAGCCAATTCGTGAGATTGGCGCAACTTTGTATAAGGTGAAGCTGATCGAAAGCCCCAACAACTCCTGTGAGGTATATGCCACCTCTACTGGCGAATTGGAATCAGCACAGCAGGCCACTGTCACTCGCCTGGTTGGTGTGTAG
- a CDS encoding DUF7219 family protein, producing the protein MTNDSDSSKDQFLNPLGRFRGEFTPENLAFDANLQEFANRVSILCSLETGGKISPVAAYEEIKQLWAQLETSKENLLEQDED; encoded by the coding sequence GTGACAAACGACTCAGATAGCAGCAAAGATCAGTTTCTTAATCCCCTCGGACGATTTCGAGGCGAATTTACTCCAGAAAATTTGGCATTTGATGCAAACCTTCAAGAATTTGCTAACCGAGTCTCCATTCTGTGCAGTTTAGAGACAGGTGGCAAAATCTCGCCCGTCGCTGCATACGAAGAAATTAAGCAGTTGTGGGCGCAGCTTGAAACCTCTAAAGAAAATTTACTAGAGCAGGATGAGGATTAA
- a CDS encoding glycoside hydrolase family protein — translation MNLQTFIAHRFDYQLSSVQADRELVHDIQRHLHRLGFAPGVINGVWTRETHEAFNRFKTAHRLTDPGLTNTVARSLLQVSQQPLPTLQRELVTAGNHSNGASPTASAATPPRRPVPPPPPSMMARSKAPVVQPIVPTGQSIAYRGATPPALQRVNAQGITLIKAYERLRLEAERCPAGVLTIGYGSTADVRPGQRITARQAEARLLKDLEPFEEVIRTVVRVPLTSNQFNALVSFAFNVGTTALIASTLLKKLNQGDYPGAAEQFLHWDKAGGTPLPLLTQRRQAEQALFLKA, via the coding sequence ATGAACCTCCAAACTTTTATTGCACATCGGTTCGATTATCAATTGTCTAGCGTTCAAGCCGATCGAGAGTTAGTGCATGATATCCAGCGGCATCTACACCGTTTAGGGTTTGCTCCGGGCGTCATAAACGGAGTGTGGACGAGAGAAACCCACGAGGCATTCAATCGCTTTAAAACGGCTCATCGACTGACTGATCCTGGCTTAACAAACACAGTGGCGCGATCGCTCCTGCAAGTTTCTCAGCAACCGCTTCCTACCCTTCAACGAGAGCTAGTAACGGCAGGTAACCACTCCAATGGCGCATCCCCAACAGCCTCTGCTGCAACCCCTCCACGTCGTCCGGTTCCTCCTCCCCCTCCCTCGATGATGGCGCGTTCTAAAGCACCTGTTGTTCAACCGATTGTTCCTACTGGACAAAGCATCGCCTATCGTGGGGCAACCCCTCCCGCTTTACAACGGGTCAATGCGCAAGGCATAACGCTGATTAAAGCCTATGAGCGATTGAGATTAGAAGCTGAGCGATGTCCTGCGGGCGTTCTGACGATTGGCTACGGCTCAACAGCGGATGTCAGACCCGGACAAAGGATTACAGCGAGACAAGCTGAAGCCCGATTATTGAAGGATTTAGAGCCATTTGAAGAGGTCATTAGAACGGTGGTGCGAGTCCCGCTGACCAGTAACCAATTCAATGCACTCGTTAGCTTTGCGTTTAATGTGGGGACGACTGCGTTGATTGCCTCAACGCTATTGAAGAAACTCAATCAGGGCGACTATCCAGGAGCCGCTGAGCAATTTTTGCACTGGGATAAAGCAGGGGGCACGCCGTTACCTCTACTAACCCAACGACGGCAGGCTGAACAAGCTCTGTTTCTCAAAGCTTAA
- a CDS encoding PAS domain-containing hybrid sensor histidine kinase/response regulator, with product MQLQNLSFATRNGRVVLIYAFFSSLWILLSDHLLQLWFGDSTPLTRFQTIKGWLFVAVTSALLYVLIHKSWRSLQKSYNLLINILEGTTDGIFLKDLQGRYLVINPAASQILGKSVSEIVGKRDIELLPADMMAEVLASDRIVLETQQAHILEESFVVNGDRRTYLTSRNVWRDRRGQVAGLIGITQDVTQYKQVQQALQESEERLRLVLQSMPVMLDAFDGKGNITVWNQECERVTGYTAEEVVGNPQVMQLLYPNSTYLQTMMEQWRSGGNDYRNWEWDMTCKDGSIRRVAWSNISDKFPVSGWAAWGIGVDVTDRTRAEMALRESEERWQLALRGNNDGIWDWNVKTNAVFFSVRWKEMLGYADHEFANDFDEWYRHVHPQDIAQVMQLMQDHFDKKTPFYISEHRMQCKDGSYKWVLDRGQALWDTTGTVVRMAGSHTDITERKYAEAALWQSNQALEERVSQRTAALAELNDHLSAELLERQWIEAALRESECKFRAVFDQAFQCIGLLKPDGTALEINQTLLAFAGTTYETVIERPFAELSIFTASAGLQEQVQQAIAQAALGHLFRSEITVLDVDGNLVTLDFSIKPIRNEADEVVLLISEGRDITQRKQAEEQLRLSNERISLANAELARATRLKDEFLANMSHELRTPLNAILGLSEALQEQVFGTLSDRQRHSLQTIEQSGRYLLELINDILDLSKIESGRMDLQLATVSVEQLCESSLAFVRQQAHQKNILLHSCIPADLGHITLDERRMRQALINLLSNAVKFTPDGGEIRLEVQPDSTHQRLQFSVIDTGIGIAAEHIPKLFKPFVQLDSSLTRRYTGTGLGLALVRRIVELHKGGVTLESEIGQGSRFTLTLPWKKQVTPTISWLNTFVEADLSRLQRVVIIEDSSPATSQIARYLSELKVCSVIHSYGEGAIEQILRVMPDLVVLDILLPDMSGWEILSQLKSHPRIRHIPVLITSVIDERSHAATFGAADYLVKPTSRRQFQAALSKILASSIESSASPVTHPPASSCPVLLLAEDSEANISMMVDYLEAHGYQLILARNGREAVQQAKTHHPDLILMDIQMPDIDGIEAIRQIRTDSHLMHVPIIALTALAMPGDRDRCLAAGANDYMTKPVSLKELVNAVANYIHAHS from the coding sequence ATGCAGCTTCAAAATTTGTCCTTTGCGACTCGCAATGGTCGAGTAGTCCTCATCTACGCTTTTTTCAGTAGTTTGTGGATTTTGTTATCTGACCATCTACTGCAACTCTGGTTTGGAGACAGTACACCGTTAACTCGGTTTCAAACTATCAAGGGCTGGTTATTTGTTGCGGTCACGAGTGCCTTGCTGTATGTCTTGATTCACAAAAGCTGGCGATCGCTACAAAAGAGTTACAACCTGCTCATCAACATCCTTGAAGGCACAACGGATGGGATTTTTTTAAAGGACTTGCAGGGGCGATATCTGGTGATTAATCCAGCGGCAAGTCAAATTTTAGGGAAATCGGTATCCGAGATTGTGGGCAAGCGAGATATCGAGTTGTTGCCAGCGGACATGATGGCTGAGGTGTTAGCCAGCGATCGCATTGTCCTAGAAACACAACAGGCTCATATTTTAGAAGAAAGTTTTGTTGTTAATGGCGATCGCCGTACCTATCTAACGAGCAGAAATGTCTGGCGCGATCGACGAGGGCAGGTTGCAGGATTGATAGGCATTACTCAGGATGTGACCCAATACAAACAGGTGCAACAGGCTTTACAGGAAAGTGAGGAGCGGTTGCGGTTAGTGCTGCAAAGTATGCCTGTCATGTTGGATGCCTTTGATGGGAAGGGCAACATCACGGTGTGGAATCAAGAGTGTGAACGAGTGACGGGCTACACCGCCGAGGAGGTAGTGGGAAATCCGCAGGTCATGCAGTTGCTCTATCCCAACTCGACCTATCTGCAAACCATGATGGAACAGTGGCGATCGGGGGGAAATGACTACCGCAACTGGGAGTGGGATATGACCTGCAAGGATGGCAGTATCCGACGGGTTGCCTGGTCGAATATTTCGGATAAGTTTCCTGTGTCAGGCTGGGCAGCCTGGGGCATCGGGGTTGATGTCACCGATCGCACTCGTGCTGAAATGGCTCTTCGAGAGAGTGAAGAACGCTGGCAACTGGCACTGCGAGGCAACAACGATGGCATTTGGGACTGGAATGTTAAAACGAATGCGGTTTTCTTTTCGGTGCGCTGGAAGGAAATGTTGGGTTATGCCGACCATGAGTTTGCCAACGATTTTGATGAGTGGTACAGACATGTGCATCCCCAGGACATTGCTCAGGTGATGCAGTTGATGCAAGACCATTTTGATAAAAAAACGCCGTTTTACATTTCAGAGCACCGGATGCAATGTAAAGATGGCAGCTATAAGTGGGTTTTAGACCGAGGACAGGCGTTGTGGGACACAACCGGGACAGTTGTGCGGATGGCAGGTTCTCATACCGATATCACGGAACGCAAATATGCCGAGGCAGCTTTATGGCAGTCCAATCAGGCACTTGAAGAGCGTGTCTCTCAACGGACTGCCGCTCTTGCTGAACTGAATGATCACCTGTCAGCAGAATTGCTCGAACGGCAATGGATTGAAGCTGCGCTACGGGAGAGTGAATGCAAGTTCCGGGCTGTTTTTGATCAAGCCTTTCAGTGCATTGGGTTGCTGAAACCGGATGGCACCGCTCTGGAAATCAATCAAACCTTGTTGGCGTTTGCAGGCACCACCTATGAGACGGTGATTGAACGACCCTTTGCTGAACTGTCGATATTTACAGCGTCGGCAGGGTTGCAGGAACAAGTGCAACAAGCGATCGCCCAAGCAGCCTTGGGGCATCTCTTTCGCTCAGAAATAACTGTGTTAGATGTTGATGGCAATCTGGTCACTCTAGACTTTTCAATTAAACCCATTAGAAACGAAGCGGATGAGGTGGTGTTGCTGATCTCAGAAGGGCGTGACATTACTCAACGCAAACAAGCCGAAGAGCAACTGCGCCTGAGCAATGAGCGGATCAGCCTTGCTAATGCCGAATTAGCCCGCGCAACTCGACTTAAAGATGAGTTTTTGGCAAATATGAGTCACGAGTTGCGCACACCTCTCAATGCTATTTTGGGACTGTCGGAGGCGTTGCAAGAGCAGGTGTTTGGCACGTTGAGCGATCGCCAACGTCACTCTCTGCAAACGATTGAACAAAGCGGTCGGTACTTGCTGGAGTTAATTAACGACATCCTGGATTTGTCCAAGATTGAGTCGGGCAGAATGGATCTGCAACTGGCGACGGTTTCCGTGGAGCAACTTTGCGAATCGAGTTTGGCGTTTGTGCGACAACAAGCCCATCAAAAAAACATTCTTCTGCACAGTTGCATTCCTGCGGATTTGGGTCATATTACGCTAGATGAGCGGCGGATGCGTCAGGCTCTCATCAACCTTTTAAGTAATGCCGTTAAATTTACACCGGATGGTGGCGAAATTCGGCTTGAAGTGCAACCGGATAGCACGCATCAACGTTTGCAATTCAGCGTTATTGACACTGGGATTGGCATCGCCGCAGAGCACATCCCCAAGTTGTTCAAACCGTTTGTGCAGTTAGATAGCTCGCTTACCCGTCGCTATACTGGGACTGGTTTGGGTTTGGCGTTGGTGCGCCGCATTGTAGAACTGCACAAAGGGGGGGTGACTTTAGAGAGCGAGATCGGTCAGGGAAGCCGCTTTACGCTAACGCTGCCCTGGAAGAAGCAAGTGACCCCGACGATTTCATGGTTAAACACCTTTGTTGAAGCAGATTTGTCTCGCCTTCAGCGCGTCGTCATCATTGAGGACTCCAGTCCCGCCACCAGTCAAATTGCGCGTTATCTCTCAGAGCTGAAGGTGTGTTCTGTCATTCACTCTTATGGCGAGGGAGCCATAGAGCAAATTCTGCGAGTCATGCCTGATCTGGTGGTTCTCGACATTTTGTTACCGGATATGTCAGGTTGGGAAATTTTGTCCCAACTCAAGAGCCATCCTCGGATTCGCCATATTCCCGTGTTGATCACATCGGTGATTGATGAGCGATCGCACGCTGCAACGTTTGGGGCTGCCGATTATCTGGTGAAACCCACTTCACGGCGACAGTTTCAAGCCGCACTCTCAAAAATCCTCGCATCTTCGATAGAGTCATCGGCCTCTCCTGTGACTCATCCGCCAGCAAGTAGTTGCCCGGTGTTGCTTTTAGCAGAAGATAGCGAAGCCAATATCTCGATGATGGTTGACTATTTAGAGGCACATGGATATCAGCTCATTCTGGCTCGCAACGGGAGAGAGGCAGTACAGCAGGCAAAAACCCATCATCCTGACTTGATTTTGATGGATATTCAAATGCCTGATATAGATGGCATAGAGGCGATTCGCCAAATTCGTACAGATTCTCACCTGATGCA